In Oryza sativa Japonica Group chromosome 1, ASM3414082v1, the genomic stretch atttttggaattattacttttttacttactttattatccaaagtattttaagcacgactttttttttttacatttgcacaaattttttgaataagacgagtgattaAACAGTGTAAactaaaacttaaaatcccttatattatgtgacggaggtagtactttattattcaaagcactttaagcataacttttcgttttttatatttatataatttttttttgataaaacgagtgatcaaacagtgtaaataaaatgtaaaaatttcttatattataggacggagggagagaGTAGCTATTTGTCTATTTTGCCTAGTAGGTACATTGCAATTTCAAGTCCACAATTTTGGAGTTGGCATAGAATATTGGAGTCTGTTTCTACGccaactccttttttttttttacagaatcGATGCGATCAATTTTGCTTATCGTGTGCATTGATGCTTACGCATGCGATGAGCATAGGATGTTATTGTGGCCTGGATTTTTTACAATTTGGTtcttttaaaaacttattttacaaatatatctctgaaaaaacttatctctGAAATTGTCCTTTTTGGACTCAAGAGATGCTGCCCCCCCCTACCATGGCGGCCATATAgtgccggggggggggggggggggggagcgcgTTAGCCCCTCGCTGCGGCGCTTCGAGTCCGAatgctctctctccccttttaTCAAATTCACTCTAGATTATGTTGGTAAGAGACTTCATGTTCttcgttgttttttttcctatagtccaaaaaaaaccaaaaaattagtacattgcttttttttacatcctataaaaaaaggtttgttgagtttattttttcttttacattCGAGTGGCTTTTCTTAAAACATacataactttctcatacggactcggaatcaggcaaattatatatccacggacatgtACAGAAAATGATGTGGACAAGGGTTTCcgttcccgatcttccgaaaggttctgataaGCAGTCAATTTGATGGAGTCATGACACAAATCGATCTGGCTTCTGAACGAACCCGCTCTTGAGCcctgcaatcgcagcaccatgtctcctctggttatcactcgtgtcgaaacccggttgacctcgtcgagaaggctaatccctccTTGCAAatcaaagaacacaaacaagaacaagaaataatacaaccaaattgcatatgaatgattaagctcacaagtTGGGATCTCAAACCGAAGGATcagcgaaactgttcttgacagaataataTAAGCAAAACCTAAACCTTAAAGGTAGCGGCAGCTACtaatatatagagtttagggtcgtgcaaaTACCCCTTGACATAACCCTAATAGGCAccaacacgatacacggcccAAGGGCTAAAATACGACGACGCAGCATCGGAACAAATTATGGGCGTCAATTTGTACGGTCGATTCCCGAtgactcggaaagaatttggatATGGGAACAGAACCATTGGAAAGattatcttcttagctttccattgGATATGGCGCCGTCCCATTGGACGATGGTGCCAGTGACTCTAGCGCCCCAAAAAGAATCATTTtagggataagttttttcaggggtctatttatgaaataagtttttcaagagtaccaaattgtgaaaaaaaCAGTTATTGTGGCTCTTGAGTACGTGTCTTCGGAGCTTCAGTATACAACTTAATTCATGAAAGCCCAGATAGAGCTGACCATAGCTTGAAGGGCTTGTTAGATGTATTGCATGCATATAGCTTGTTAGCTTGTTAATTAGAACATTCTGTAGTACTTGGGAGAGAAATATTAtcctatatatactccctccatctcaaaaaagAATTAAATCCTAATTACGATTCTAGATAATATTACTACATCTAGATTTGTACATaggatttaatttattttgggacggatggtgTACACTCCATGGCTGCATGCATTTGAATGAAATGTCATCACTGCGAGTGGGGCGTCATGTCTGTGTAGCCTATGCTCTTCCTGGTGGTGGGGAAGATCATGAACACCATGCTGGACAGGAACCCGGCGCCAAGCGGCAGGTTCACCAGCAGCTCCCTCATGTCCGCTTCTGCTTCCGGGAAGAGGCACGTCTGCACGGCTGCGTCGGCGAAGGCGACGGCCAGGAACACCACCGCCGAGAAGAAGGCGTGGACAAAGTCGAGCGCAGTGATCCTGAACCTGGACAGGTCCTTGAACACGGTGCCGTGCTCCTCCCGCGTGCCGGCGAAGTTGAAGGGTCGGAACCCGCGGAGGGTGGCAACGCCGTAGTAGAGCTTGCCATCGTGGCCGATGAGGCTGTCCGTGAAGGAGAGGAGCATGCAGGATGCCGCGCAGGCGCCGATGAGCGCCAGGACCAGGTACCGGTTGGCGACGGCGTGGCAGACGCCGTGGTTGCTGAAGGACGGCGCCAGCGCCTGGAACGCCAGCACCGTGCCCGTCGGCAGGAGCTTCAACAGGTCCGACGCGCCCGACAGCGTCTTGTCCACCGCCGGTGTCGGCCGAACGGCGACGTGGTCGCTGATGATCTCCCGTGCAGGCTGCGGATTCTTCTCATCGTCACAGCACGCTTCGGTGTCAACGGCGGGCATTTGGACGTGCACGGCATTAGGATCCATGTGCACACTGCTGCAAGCTGATAGATCGATCgagggagagagatcttgcACAGATTCTTTTTTGTTTGGAGGAGACAGATATCACGAGatactaggtttttttttttcccttctcctTTGCGAGGCACGAGATACTTGGTTTGGATGGTGGCGACAGGTGAACGGCTTTGTTGCCTGCGCTGCCCTTTTATTTAGTGCAAGTATATTACATAAAAGTGGGGGAGCAGCAGTTATAACTTACAACAAGCAACAAGAAAATAGTTCGAGAGGTGACGATGCCAACCCAGCGGAGTCGTACTTGTGCCTGAAACACATACGATACAATGCATATATTCCCTGGCCATTCGCATGCATGGTGGCTGGTGTCACTTACGTACGTATGCATGCGTTTTGGTTACAACGGCAAGAAAGAACCTATTTCATGCACTGCGGTTGCGCGCGTCAGAAACCGGccaaaccacaacaaacttccCATTTCAGCAGCCAGCTACAGCTAGTTGTGTTTGGCGCCCTGGT encodes the following:
- the LOC4325226 gene encoding protein DMP2, with amino-acid sequence MDPNAVHVQMPAVDTEACCDDEKNPQPAREIISDHVAVRPTPAVDKTLSGASDLLKLLPTGTVLAFQALAPSFSNHGVCHAVANRYLVLALIGACAASCMLLSFTDSLIGHDGKLYYGVATLRGFRPFNFAGTREEHGTVFKDLSRFRITALDFVHAFFSAVVFLAVAFADAAVQTCLFPEAEADMRELLVNLPLGAGFLSSMVFMIFPTTRKSIGYTDMTPHSQ